In the Flavobacterium sp. J372 genome, one interval contains:
- the yihA gene encoding ribosome biogenesis GTP-binding protein YihA/YsxC — MKINTAEFVISNSDVSKCPAERLPEYAFIGRSNVGKSSLINMLTNHKSLAKTSGKPGKTQLINHFKINSNWFLVDLPGYGYARVSKKTKETFQKFITDYFERREQLVCAFVLIDIRHEAQKIDLEFITYLGETEVPFCIVFTKADKISRGRAEQHVAAYKKALLANNWEDMPQYFITSSEDGTGRDALLAYIDEVNQGIFDNQDFI; from the coding sequence ATGAAAATTAATACTGCCGAGTTTGTAATTAGCAATTCTGATGTGAGCAAATGCCCTGCTGAGCGTTTGCCGGAGTATGCTTTTATCGGCAGGTCAAATGTTGGTAAGTCATCGCTTATCAATATGCTGACGAACCATAAAAGCCTTGCAAAAACATCGGGAAAGCCCGGTAAAACACAGCTTATCAATCATTTCAAGATAAACAGCAATTGGTTTTTGGTAGACTTACCGGGATATGGTTATGCACGGGTATCAAAGAAAACCAAGGAAACATTCCAAAAGTTCATCACCGACTATTTCGAAAGGCGCGAGCAGCTGGTTTGTGCTTTCGTGCTTATCGATATCAGGCACGAAGCCCAGAAAATTGACCTGGAGTTCATTACTTACCTTGGCGAAACTGAAGTGCCGTTCTGCATTGTATTTACCAAAGCCGACAAAATAAGCCGCGGACGTGCCGAGCAGCACGTTGCCGCTTATAAAAAAGCGCTCTTAGCCAATAACTGGGAAGATATGCCACAGTACTTCATCACCTCATCAGAAGACGGTACAGGCCGCGATGCCTTATTAGCTTATATTGATGAAGTGAACCAGGGAATTTTTGATAACCAGGATTTTATTTAA
- the gldC gene encoding gliding motility protein GldC encodes MAKTNLKSEINFLVELDENRVPEKLWWTARDGGVVNQETKAVMLSVWDSKPQESMRIDLWTKDMPVDEMKTFFHQTLVSMSDTYERATGDKKMADTMKDFCDYFAEKLELKQK; translated from the coding sequence ATGGCTAAGACAAACTTAAAATCTGAAATAAACTTTCTTGTTGAACTTGATGAAAACCGCGTACCGGAAAAATTGTGGTGGACTGCCCGTGACGGCGGCGTGGTAAACCAGGAGACCAAAGCCGTGATGCTATCCGTATGGGACAGCAAGCCACAGGAAAGCATGCGTATTGACCTGTGGACGAAAGATATGCCGGTTGATGAGATGAAAACCTTCTTCCACCAGACATTGGTATCTATGAGCGATACCTATGAGCGTGCTACCGGCGACAAAAAGATGGCTGACACTATGAAAGATTTCTGCGATTACTTTGCAGAAAAGCTGGAGCTGAAGCAGAAGTAA
- a CDS encoding GNAT family N-acetyltransferase: protein MSDVVLRRYRAEDLYALIELFRGTVHAINAKDYTQAQLDAWAPVDIDAERWGPKLLQHYTIVAEMDGVLCGFADIDGTGYFDHLFVHKDYQGRGIAKELVKAVEAFATQSEVKTITVNVSITARPFFLKQGYELVKQQEVEYNGQRFTNYAMKKQVTVIK, encoded by the coding sequence ATGAGCGATGTTGTTTTGCGCCGGTATCGTGCTGAAGATCTGTATGCCTTGATAGAATTATTTCGTGGAACGGTACATGCTATCAATGCGAAAGATTATACACAGGCACAGCTAGATGCCTGGGCACCTGTAGATATTGATGCGGAGCGCTGGGGTCCCAAACTTCTGCAACATTACACTATAGTTGCCGAAATGGATGGTGTATTATGCGGCTTTGCCGATATAGATGGCACGGGATATTTTGACCATCTTTTTGTGCATAAAGATTATCAGGGCAGGGGTATAGCTAAGGAATTGGTAAAAGCTGTCGAAGCTTTTGCGACTCAGTCAGAAGTCAAAACAATCACGGTAAATGTTTCAATTACCGCTAGGCCTTTTTTTCTTAAGCAAGGATACGAATTAGTTAAACAGCAGGAAGTGGAGTATAATGGCCAGCGCTTTACCAACTACGCCATGAAGAAACAAGTCACGGTGATTAAATAA
- the gldB gene encoding gliding motility lipoprotein GldB has translation MKKFFLLAFVLIMAASCKDEKEKVEEKVAAVKVGKIDIERFDKEFYESNPNDISAVKQKYPFFFPAGNPDAVWTDKIKDPLLQELHQEVEKKFPNTTALQEDFYSLFQHIKYYYPDFRTPKVITLISEMDYESKVIYADSLMLVSLDLYLGKGHRFYEFPTYQKQNFEPRQIMPDAAKAFAETKIPPVRDRDLLSQMIYYGKQLYMKDLLIPDYTDAEKMGYTEEQQKWAEANEEEIWRYFVENKILYDTDSKLPGRFINPAPFSKFYLEIDNESPGRIGQWIGWHIVRAYAQNHKDVPLQQLLMMDAKTIFENSKYKPKKTNG, from the coding sequence ATGAAGAAGTTTTTTCTTTTGGCTTTTGTACTAATAATGGCAGCATCATGTAAAGACGAGAAAGAGAAAGTAGAAGAAAAAGTAGCTGCCGTAAAAGTTGGTAAAATTGACATAGAGCGTTTTGATAAAGAATTTTACGAAAGCAACCCAAATGATATAAGCGCTGTAAAGCAAAAATATCCTTTCTTTTTCCCGGCCGGCAATCCTGACGCGGTTTGGACTGACAAAATTAAAGACCCTTTGCTTCAGGAGCTTCATCAGGAAGTAGAAAAGAAATTCCCGAATACTACGGCATTACAAGAAGATTTTTATTCACTTTTCCAGCATATAAAATATTACTATCCTGATTTCCGTACGCCAAAAGTCATTACGCTGATTTCGGAAATGGATTATGAATCTAAGGTTATCTATGCCGATTCGCTTATGCTGGTATCGCTTGACCTCTACCTTGGTAAAGGCCACAGGTTTTACGAATTCCCGACTTACCAGAAACAGAACTTTGAACCGAGGCAGATTATGCCTGATGCAGCAAAAGCTTTTGCTGAAACTAAAATACCGCCTGTACGCGACCGTGACCTGCTGAGCCAGATGATATACTATGGCAAACAGCTATATATGAAAGACCTGCTGATACCTGATTATACTGATGCTGAAAAAATGGGCTATACCGAAGAGCAGCAGAAGTGGGCCGAGGCCAACGAGGAAGAAATATGGCGCTATTTTGTAGAGAACAAAATACTGTATGATACCGACTCAAAATTGCCGGGCCGCTTTATAAACCCGGCGCCGTTCTCTAAATTTTACCTGGAGATAGATAATGAATCGCCCGGCAGGATTGGGCAGTGGATTGGCTGGCATATTGTACGGGCCTACGCCCAAAACCATAAAGATGTACCTTTGCAGCAATTGCTGATGATGGACGCGAAGACCATCTTTGAAAACTCTAAATACAAACCAAAAAAGACGAATGGCTAA